One stretch of Brettanomyces nanus chromosome 4, complete sequence DNA includes these proteins:
- a CDS encoding uncharacterized protein (MEROPS:MER0001525~EggNog:ENOG41) — MPIATEIPLTVSNSYLPSRYDLALELSPTRKNYSGVVNIDLENNSRCNSDNQDDSFCIVLHTVELISLGVELILDSCSYKLKTKIDRSIQSTSYYSEEVKLSDLSRSDSTIRLRIRFLGVMHEILTFKDLTTGVFKTHYTDPVSGRAILQLVSSHSQPHFARSIFPCLDELYCKVPIGLSLTVASNYKCISNMPIENVELLDVGDRKLVHFRDTPKISLPVFSFAFGDFDYLEDTIKLISNQKFILRVYTQVGASQRAQYALALVKKYLPLIEQKFKLAYPLPKLDIVALPFLSDGGVEDWSMIQIISSQILLPDWQCDPQQLAEIKKNMRLVIVHEMIHMYLGNYTTFDSYDHTWLNEGFATFMANTLITENDDPDLWFDQINTDLVNVQEQERFDTAKPIYVSNVSTASISDTFTRRSYEKGIYVLRMLAGILELSADKDHLFDTFFRIVGEFINHNRYGVIKPIDLWNYIKSHPLNRFKYDVPVIMNSWIRTAGYPVLSITSQDVEGIKKTVVEQHRFLFDADLNDIEDIPYQIPLIVKSVDGELSRQMITDRRLVIDSKKPLFFYNADYCVLGTVRYSLDHYKQMAENLDKLDRIEQCQLFIDISSLLGSVYQDSDVLLGFVEILTKIRKVHDLDVTALNTALTLLSNMGLAIGGVSYFKDQKMCNKLKAFLDQIATSFALQLQWDELDTISSKEVTLRSSLLSLEYSNSTLQGIAKRLVKKLLHGPKKSVPKGLLTTVFSLVQQGASLKEYKEIYKLVKAPGLVGNNVIQTVTDYEVQTAAISSLGFVSSEELRKKTLDFVTTNMDTTMVELALIGFRVQPDSYRQLWCWFKLQSTVMHDKYTRNVKGSFGMFFVNVVQLVFECCLYDEETLAKDMKRFVVTKKLDVLEECLAKAEDRYKDIKFLNSQNEKLMQIL; from the exons ATGCCA ATTGCAACTGAGATACCTTTGACTGTATCAAACTCTTATCTTCCATCTAGATATGACTTGGCTCTAGAGCTTTCTCCGACCAGGAAAAACTATTCTGGTGTAGTTAACATAGATTTGGAAAACAATTCCCGATGCAATTCTGACAATCAAGATGACTCTTTTTGCATTGTCCTCCATACTGTTGAATTGATTTCTCTGGGGGTGGAATTAATTCTTGACTCCTGCAGCTATAAGCTCAAGACAAAGATTGATAGGTCCATTCAGTCTACAAGTTACTACTCTGAAGAAGTAAAGCTCAGTGATCTCTCGAGGTCGGATTCTACTATTAGATTAAGAATTCGATTTTTGGGAGTCATGCATGAGATTCTAACGTTTAAGGACCTTACGACAGGTGTCTTTAAGACCCATTATACGGATCCCGTAAGCGGAAGAGCTATCCTACAGCTGGTGTCATCTCACAGTCAACCTCATTTCGCTAGATCTATTTTTCCCTGTCTTGACGAGTTGTATTGCAAAGTTCCAATTGGTCTTAGTTTGACAGTGGCATCAAACTACAAATGTATCTCCAACATGCCCATAGAAAATGTCGAACTCCTTGATGTTGGAGATAGGAAGTTGGTGCACTTTCGAGATACCCCCAAGATCTCATTGCCGGTGTTCAGTTTTGCATTTGGAGACTTTGACTATCTTGAAGATACTATAAAATTGATCTCTAATCAAAAGTTTATTCTTAGAGTTTATACCCAGGTGGGAGCAAGTCAGCGTGCTCAATATGCTCTCGCGCTCGTCAAGAAGTATCTTCCTTTGATTGAGCAGAAGTTTAAATTGGCATATCCGCTTCCTAAACTGGACATCGTTGCTTTACCGTTTCTCTCGGATGGCGGTGTTGAAGATTGGTCCATGATTCAAATTATTAGTAGTCAGATCCTACTCCCAGACTGGCAATGTGATCCTCAGCAGTTGGcagaaatcaagaagaatatgcGTTTAGTCATTGTTCATGAGATGATTCATATGTATCTAGGAAATTACACTACGTTTGATAGTTATGATCACACATGGTTAAATGAGGGCTTCGCAACGTTTATGGCAAACACCTTGATAACTGAAAATGATGACCCTGACCTTTGGTTCGATCAGATCAATACAGATTTGGTTAATGTGCAAGAGCAAGAACGTTTCGATACTGCTAAGCCTATCTATGTTTCTAATGTGAGTACTGCATCTATCAGCGATACGTTTACCCGTCGTTCTTACGAAAAGGGTATTTATGTGCTTCGGATGTTGGCGGGCATCCTAGAGCTTTCTGCGGATAAGGATCATTTATTCGATACCTTCTTCCGGATCGTCGGGGAGTTCATTAACCATAATCGCTATGGGGTGATCAAGCCTATCGATTTATGGAATTATATCAAGTCTCATCCACTTAACCGGTTCAAGTATGATGTTCCAGTCATTATGAACTCCTGGATTCGTACTGCAGGATATCCAGTGTTATCAATAACGTCGCAAGATGTCGAAGGTATCAAGAAAACTGTTGTTGAGCAACATAGATTTTTGTTTGATGCTGATTTAAATGATATAGAGGATATCCCGTACCAGATTCCACTCATAGTGAAGTCTGTTGATGGTGAATTGTCTAGACAGATGATTACTGATCGCAGATTGGTTATTGATTCTAAGAAACCCCTGTTCTTTTATAATGCCGACTATTGCGTATTGGGGACTGTGAGATATTCCTTGGATCACTATAAACAAATGGCGGAGAATTTGGATAAGTTGGACAGAATAGAGCAATGTCAATTATTTATTGATATATCCTCCTTGCTTGGTAGCGTATACCAAGATTCTGACGTTCTTCTCGGATTTGTGGAAATTCTCACAAAGATAAGGAAGGTACATGATCTTGACGTAACGGCACTGAACACTGCCTTGACTCTTCTTAGTAATATGGGCCTGGCAATCGGTGGAGTCTCTTACTTCAAGGATCAGAAAATGTGCAACAAGCTGAAGGCATTTTTGGATCAGATTGCCACCAGTTTTGCTTTGCAGTTGCAGTGGGATGAATTGGATActatctcttccaaagaggTCACTCTTAGATCATCTCTACTATCTTTGGAATACTCTAATAGCACGTTGCAAGGCATAGCAAAAAGATTGGTCAAGAAGTTGCTGCACGGACCCAAAAAGTCTGTGCCAAAGGGCCTATTGACCACAGTTTTCTCCTTGGTCCAGCAGGGTGCCTCTCTAAAGGAGTACAAGGAAATCTATAAATTAGTGAAGGCACCTGGTCTAGTCGGAAACAACGTGATTCAAACGGTAACTGATTACGAGGTGCAAACTGCTGCGATCAGCTCACTTGGCTTTGTTTCTAGTGAAGAGcttagaaagaaaacttTAGATTTTGTCACTACCAACATGGATACCACCATGGTGGAATTGGCGCTAATTGGATTCCGGGTACAGCCAGATTCTTATAGGCAGCTCTGGTGTTGGTTCAAGCTTCAGTCTACTGTGATGCATGATAAGTACACTAGAAATGTGAAGGGGTCTTTTGGTATGTTTTTTGTGAACGTGGTTCAATTAGTGTTTGAATGTTGTCTCTATGATGAGGAAACGCTTGCTAAGGATATGAAACGGTTTGTGGTTACCAAGAAGCTCGATGTTCTCGAAGAGTGTTTGGCCAAAGCCGAGGATAGATACAAAGACATCAAATTTTTGAACAGCCAAAACGAAAAGTTGATGCAGATATTGTAA
- the SMT3 gene encoding SUMO protein smt3 (BUSCO:EOG09344LQH), whose amino-acid sequence MLMSEEPKQEQDTHINLKVTDGSSEVFFKIKRTTPLKRLMDAFCKRQGKSIESLRFLYEGQRLTADSTPESLDMEDGDLIEAHREQVGGC is encoded by the exons ATGCT AATGtcagaagaaccaaaacAAGAGCAGGATACTCATATCAATTTGAAGGTTACTGATGGAAGTTCGGAGgtgttcttcaagattaAAAGAACTACacctttgaagagattaaTGGATGCTTTTTGTAAAAGACAGGGTAAGAGTATCGAGAGTTTAAGATTTTTGTATGAGGGTCAAAGACTTACTGCGGATTCAACTCCAGAAAGTTTGGATATGGAGGATGGGGATTTGATCGAGGCTCACAGAGAGCAGGTTGGAGGCTGTTGA
- a CDS encoding uncharacterized protein (EggNog:ENOG41), whose product MGIKFMMDGHDRRAKYFHLLHVTSLSFFLALAINGFVTEFLKNRIGKFRPDFLQRCGPKVSEDDGTGFNHVYNETICSMPLGASVFKDGYKSCPSGHSSFAWCGLTFFNLWISGQFKLHAPVDPDSKSIESSGNSRYHRFRLAQLINLLPLCLCLQIAVSRSEDYRHDFIDISLGSLIGLATSVIVYSQFFRSIFSYYCSETKFSDYQLLQSYEDIPV is encoded by the exons ATGGGCA TTAAGTTCATGATGGATGGTCACGACAGACGTGCCAAGTACTTCCATCTCTTGCACGTAACatcactttctttctttcttgcCTTGGCCATTAACGGATTTGTAACCGAGTTTCTTAAGAACCGTATTGGCAAATTTAGACCCGATTTTCTACAGAGATGCGGTCCTAAAGTTAGCGAAGACGACGGAACAGGGTTCAATCACGTTTACAATGAGACCATCTGCTCCATGCCATTAGGTGCAAGCGTTTTTAAAGATGGCTACAAGTCGTGTCCCTCGggccattcttcttttgcttgGTGTGGTCTTacatttttcaatttgtGGATCTCGGGTCAATTCAAACTTCATGCACCAGTCGATCCAGATAGTAAGTCgattgaatcttcaggAAACTCACGCTACCACAGGTTCCGCCTGGCtcaattgatcaatttaCTACCCCTCTGTCTCTGTCTACAGATTGCTGTCAGTAGGTCCGAGGATTATAGGCACGATTTCATCGATATATCCTTAGGTTCGTTAATTGGCCTCGCTACCTCCGTCATTGTTTACTCTCAGTTCTTCAGATCAATTTTTAGCTATTATTGTTCAGAGACAAAGTTCAGTGATTACCAGTTATTACAGTCTTACGAGGATATACCAGTGTAG
- a CDS encoding uncharacterized protein (EggNog:ENOG41), protein MNSPIYDFLVITTKNLPDIVKLEDVTQPVITPGRTTVVLIQNGFDIGRPFITKYPKNICLSGISHIGSHNDGGVITQSQHDRCLISYFENPILPSLDQKNKAEEFISLYSNEKNSVSYVADAKRNRYEKLVYNATMNTACALTGVDAGRLETSGALDTVAVPAMREVVQVAKADGVELPEDIINTFVHSDDGYWFEPSMRVDVKKGNPIELEVILGNLLRVARELKVETPHLELMYNLLKAVQFRLKEAKGMIHLPEKRPISDRFYK, encoded by the exons ATGA ACAGCCCCATCTACGACTTTTTGGTCATTACTACCAAGAATCTTCCCGATATTGTCAAGCTAGAAGATGTGACTCAGCCGGTTATTACTCCTGGGAGAACTACAGTGGTCCTTATCCAGAATGGCTTCGATATCGGTAGACCGTTCATTACCAAATATCCCAAAAATATCTGTCTTTCTGGTATCTCTCATATTGGTTCTCATAATGATGGCGGCGTTATTACTCAGAGTCAGCATGATAGATGTCTTATCAGTTACTTTGAGAACCCAATTTTGCCGTCGCTTgatcaaaaaaataaagcTGAGGAATTCATCTCTCTCTATAGCAACGAGAAGAATTCTGTTAGTTATGTTGCCGATGCTAAGAGGAATAGATATGAGAAATTGGTATATAATGCAACTATGAATACTGCATGTGCTTTAACTGGTGTTGACGCCGGTAGATTGGAAACCTCGGGTGCTTTGGATACAGTTGCTGTCCCTGCAATGAGGGAAGTAGTTCAAGTCGCCAAGGCCGACGGCGTTGAACTTCCAGAGGATATAATCAATACCTTTGTCCATTCTGATGATGGCTATTGGTTCGAGCCCTCGATGAGAGTCGACGTTAAAAAGGGAAATCCCATTGAGTTGGAGGTTATCTTAGGAAACTTACTTAGGGTGGCTAGGGAATTGAAAGTTGAGACTCCTCATCTTGAGCTGATGTATAATTTGTTAAAGGCTGTCCAATTCAGGCTTAAGGAAGCCAAAGGCATGATCCATCTCCCGGAAAAAAGGCCTATTTCTGATCGATTCTACAAgtaa
- a CDS encoding uncharacterized protein (BUSCO:EOG093444WU), whose translation MPTDEHSEKVKELEQKLLEKDNEIKALTTKNQTLEEENEKIEGELEDLKKVAGESTQLKSSNENYTKKNSMLEEELETSDKNLKETTDKLRDTDVKAEQLEKKVTSLETEKAELETKYDELEEKYKKAAQELEEINQQLEGI comes from the exons ATGCCGA CGGATGAGCACTCGGAAAAGGTTAAGGAATTGGAACAGaagcttcttgagaaagatAATGAGATAAAGGCATTGACCACTAAGAATCaaactttggaagaggaaaatgagaaaattgaaggCGAGTTGGAAGATCTCAAAAAGGTTGCTGGAGAATCGACTCAGCTTAAATCTTCTAACGAGAACTAcaccaagaagaactcCATGTTGGAGGAGGAGTTGGAAACTTCTGataagaacttgaaggaaacTACCGACAAGTTGAGAGACACCGATGTTAAGGCTGAGcaattggagaagaaggtcaCTTCCTTGGAGACTGAAAAGGCTGAGCTTGAGACCAAATATGACGAACTGGAGGAGAAGTACAAGAAGGCTGCTCAAGAGTTGGAGGAGATCAACCAACAGTTAGAGGGTATATAA
- a CDS encoding uncharacterized protein (EggNog:ENOG41): MDNELGLKRLNPGQHFAVAICRDISLVLILKNCLVFWSKWYQMITVGYERSNLTAAWATEFFLAGIWCIVSGLLSYSILDGLMARWMVMYTVQAAIVRILSMSLLIIVLVELLNYLFNTSDNEFCLPAWIIISCVLTFIYILQNYITSNLRLNEILLRKVKGTDDDDEDEVYVPAIVNAASNSSNNTPSTSVRRRNTDSGRRSRLKDDDDERSTEIPRRTVDLYNLTVFAVVPIGVASFITMCGLVRLVVILRLEVGLNITQLLE, from the exons ATGGACAAC GAGCTTGGACTCAAGCGGTTGAATCCGGGACAGCACTTTGCCGTTGCCATATGTCGGGATATATCATTGGTACTAATACTAAAAAATTGCCTTGTATTCTGGTCCAAGTGGTACCAGATGATAACGGTGGGATATGAGAGGTCAAATCTAACCGCCGCTTGGGCTACGGAGTTCTTTCTTGCCGGTATATGGTGCATTGTTTCAGGGTTACTTTCCTATTCCATTCTGGATGGCCTTATGGCCAGGTGGATGGTGATGTATACCGTTCAAGCGGCCATTGTTCGAATACTTAGCATGTCTCTACTTATTattgttcttgttgaattACTCAATTACCTGTTTAACACCAGTGACAATGAGTTTTGTCTCCCAGCCTGGATCATCATAAGCTGTGTGCTTACCTTCATctatattcttcaaaactaCATTACTTCCAACCTTCGTCTCAACGAGATTTTACTTAGAAAAGTCAAGGGGAcggatgatgatgatgaagatgaagtatACGTGCCTGCAATTGTCAATGCTGCATCTAACAGTTCGAATAATACTCCTTCTACTTCTGTCAGACGAAGGAATACTGACTCCGGTAGGCGTTCACGGCTTAaagacgacgacgacgagAGATCAACGGAAATACCCCGCAGAACTGTCGACCTATACAACCTTACCGTATTCGCTGTGGTACCTATAGGCGTTGCCAGCTTTATTACTATGTGCGGATTAGTTAGACTGGTGGTGATCCTTCGACTTGAGGTCGGTCTGAATATCACCCAGCTACTTGAATGA
- the SWS2 gene encoding 37S ribosomal protein subunit sws2, mitochondrial, whose translation MVVHILGKAIRGKYKVVYGLSATFYGLGLHTATKICSKLGFYPEMRMHQLSEQHLMSVTKELSDMTIESKLLSQIRSNIQLKKKTGSYAGLRHAMGLPVRGQKTRTNAKTARKLNKLDRKM comes from the coding sequence ATGGTGGTTCATATTCTTGGTAAGGCTATCAGGGGTAAATACAAAGTGGTATATGGCCTTTCTGCAACCTTTTATGGGCTTGGTCTACACACGGCCACGAAAATATGCTCGAAGCTCGGTTTCTATCCGGAAATGAGAATGCATCAACTTAGCGAGCAGCATCTCATGTCAGTGACCAAAGAACTTTCAGACATGACTATTGAATCGAAACTTTTATCTCAGATTAGATCCAACATccagttgaagaagaaaaccGGCTCGTACGCCGGTTTAAGACATGCTATGGGACTTCCTGTTAGGGGACAGAAGACTAGAACTAATGCTAAGACTGCTAGAAAGTTGAATAAGTTGGACAGAAAGATGTGA
- a CDS encoding uncharacterized protein (BUSCO:EOG09340JZM) — MEKLPFRKRPTAKPMLVKNSPDNETAKSNCIAVNPQDFPDNIYVVCEGKYVLSTKTSTKLLPGTVGLSGNQRFWGSWSTDQTISVCPYDLFSNNKNKGAYLGSITVEINFWNRNRANSKLYDPDEMADAFLKKFDSQILQPTQIMLFEFKGNYFELKVSSTQVVALAEVNIEDVPVSKDIMDKGIVVQQTIVNFYKGSDGLVNLKASSKRPNVDAIIRPDFKFEDMGIGGLDKEFTSIFRRAFASRIFPPGLIEKLGIQHVKGMLLYGPPGTGKTLIARQIGKMLNAREPKIVNGPEILSKYVGSSEENIRNLFKDAETEYKQKGDSSSLHIIIFDELDSIFKQRGSRGDGTGVADNVVNQLLAKMDGVDQLNNILVIGMTNRKDLIDEALLRPGRFEVQVEIHLPDEDGRHQILMIKTKKMRENGALAEDVDLYKLAKLSKNFSGAELEGLVKSATSFALSRHIKVGTVGQITGDLSNVVVGMDCFVNALNEVKPSYGVNEEDLHESILGGILKYSPRIDNILQRVERDIAQLKNSQKFNFSSVLLYGPPASGKTALAAYMALKSKFPFMRMISSDEVIGMSESAKVQYIDNTFRDAYKSPLNLLIVDDIEAIIDYVPIGPRFSSVILRALMTRMKKSPPEAHRLIVLATSSNYRLIKNLDVLNCFNDEIPVNNLSSLNELENVMIETQFGGADTDMPKRVVAKLLEVFPDGKVNIPIKKVLFNIDTSKFSSDPADELVQLTVESNHPQ; from the coding sequence ATGGAGAAGCTTCCCTTTAGAAAACGTCCGACGGCTAAGCCGATGCTGGTGAAGAACTCACCGGATAATGAAACAGCTAAGTCTAATTGCATAGCCGTGAATCCCCAGGACTTCCCGGACAATATATATGTTGTTTGCGAAGGTAAGTACGTACTCAGCACTAAAACATCCACAAAATTACTGCCTGGTACTGTGGGTCTTTCTGGAAACCAACGGTTTTGGGGTTCCTGGTCTACAGACCAGACAATCTCTGTTTGTCCCTATGATTTGTTCTCCAATAATAAGAATAAAGGTGCCTACTTAGGTTCGATCACCGTGGAGATCAACTTTTGGAATAGAAATAGAGCAAACAGCAAACTGTATGATCCAGACGAGATGGCTGATgcctttttgaaaaagtttgacTCTCAGATTCTTCAGCCTACGCAGATTATGTTGTTTGAGTTTAAAGGTAATTACTTTGAGCTTAAGGTTTCCTCGACCCAGGTGGTTGCGTTAGCTGAGgtcaatattgaagatgttcCTGTTAGCAAAGATATTATGGATAAAGGCATTGTGGTGCAGCAGACCATAGTAAACTTCTATAAAGGTAGCGATGGGTTAGTCAACTTGAAGGCTTCGAGCAAAAGACCAAATGTCGACGCCATCATTAGACCGGACTTTAAGTTTGAAGATATGGGTATTGGAGGTTTAGATAAAGAGTTCACGTCTATTTTCCGTCGTGCTTTTGCTTCGAGGATCTTTCCTCCTGGCTTAATCGAGAAGTTGGGTATTCAGCACGTGAAAGGTATGTTGCTATATGGTCCTCCCGGTACCGGTAAGACATTAATTGCACGTCAGATCGGTAAGATGTTGAACGCGCGTGAACCTAAGATTGTGAATGGACCTGAAATATTGTCCAAGTATGTCGGTTCCTCCGAGGAAAACATCCGTAATTTGTTCAAAGATGCTGAGACTGAGTACAAACAGAAGGGTGATTCTTCGTCACTTCACATTATTatctttgatgaattggatTCGATTTTCAAACAGAGAGGTTCTAGAGGCGATGGAACTGGTGTCGCCGATAATGTGGTCAACCAATTATTAGCCAAGATGGATGGTGTCGACCAACTTAATAACATATTGGTTATTGGTATGACTAACAGAAAAGATCTTATTGATGAAGCCTTGTTGAGGCCTGGTCGTTTTGAGGTTCAGGTGgagattcatcttcctgaTGAAGACGGTAGACATCAAATTTTAATGATCaagaccaagaagatgagggAGAATGGTGCATTagcagaagatgttgatCTTTACAAGCTTGCTAAGTTGAGCAAGAACTTCAGTGGTGCCGAGTTGGAAGGTTTGGTCAAATCTGCAACCTCTTTTGCCTTAAGCAGACACATCAAGGTTGGCACAGTAGGACAGATAACCGGTGATTTGAGTAATGTCGTGGTGGGTATGGATTGTTTTGTCAATGCTCTTAACGAGGTTAAGCCTTCCTATGGTGTtaatgaagaggatttGCACGAATCTATTCTGGGAGGGATCCTCAAGTACTCGCCTAGAATTGACAATATCTTACAGAGGGTCGAAAGGGACATCGCccaattgaagaactcTCAAAAgttcaatttctcttcGGTCTTACTCTATGGACCTCCCGCCTCTGGTAAAACCGCTTTGGCGGCGTATATGGCACTTAAATCCAAGTTCCCATTTATGCGTATGATTTCATCTGATGAGGTAATCGGTATGTCTGAATCCGCTAAGGTTCAATACATAGATAACACTTTTCGGGATGCTTACAAGTCGCCGTTGAACCTTTTAATAGTGGATGACATTGAAGCAATTATAGACTATGTTCCTATTGGGCCTCGTTTTTCTTCCGTGATCTTGAGAGCCTTGATGACcagaatgaagaagtctcCTCCAGAGGCCCATCGTTTGATTGTTCTAGCCACTTCCTCAAACTACAGGCTCATAAAGAATTTGGACGTTCTCAACTGCTTCAACGATGAGATTCCTGTCAACAATCTATCGTCTCTTAATGAGCTTGAGAATGTGATGATAGAAACACAATTTGGTGGTGCAGATACTGATATGCCAAAGCGGGTTGTTGCAAAGTTGTTGGAGGTTTTTCCCGACGGCAAAGTCAACATTCCAATCAAGAAGgttctcttcaacattgATACTTCCAAGTTTAGTTCGGACCCTGCCGATGAATTGGTGCAATTGACCGTGGAAAGTAACCATCCACAATGa